The DNA segment atccatccatggctgcccaaatcgctgcttccaccggctcggcctgctgctcctgcctggcatctggctctgccacgggctcctcgatgcacgctaacaaatccggcctctccatgcccactaggtacggcaaccactgcgtccgctccagccatgggttcacctcgtcgcgctcgccctcctggatcgtcgtctgcgcccgcttctcgatgtctgcccacgccttGGCCATCTGCTCGCCCACTCGCGCCCATGCTGCTGCCCCGTCTACGGGCACGATttcggggccttctccatcCTGGCTGGGTGCCTGGACCTCAAAGTACTGCGATCCATGCCGGCTGCTGAATAATCGCtggcaatggaccagccggtACCCCTTATCCATATGTGCCTGCACGCTCTTCTGCCTGGTTCGACTTGGCCGCCCTCGCTTCTTCCCTGCTGACCATCCTTGATGGTCCTTACGCCAATGCTTTCGTATAGCCTCCTTACTTCTTGCTACATAATAGCAGCAGCTGGAGTCAAATTGGCATAACATCCCGTctgtatacactggcaattGCCGCACAGGCTTTGGAGCACCAGTCGGCACCTCGAGCTCACTAGGGTACTGGACTAACCCAGCCCAGCTGCGAACCTGCTGTCCAACTGCCTCAGCCTCCTTGTAACTAACCTTATGCTGCTTCTGTAGATGGCCCTCAATCTGATCTGGCCATACTGCATATCTGCACTCTCTGCATGCCGCTACGCTGTGCTCAGGCACATGCTCGAAATACTGGCACTCGATGCTAGGTTTAGACATGTTGAAATATCGACGCCTACCTGTTCTACTCGGCTTCTTATATACACGCGCTGTTGATCGCTCTCTCGGTGCTTACTCCGGCGGCGCGCGCGCGGGGGGTGCCGAGCCTCGCGACCTCCTGACCCCCCAGACGCGTAACCCTAACCAAGAACACCAAACCCTAAGCTCCTGAACCACATAGTCTGCTGCGCTGTAAATTCGTCAGATTGTGCGTCTACGTATGCTGAGTTATATGTCTAAATTTGGAGTAATTTCGACTATAGACTAAAAATGGGATGTACTCCTGAAGTTTAATGGGATAAACCCCTGGTTCTAGTATATACCCGCCATACGCGTACTTCTCAGCACTAACAAAAAAATGGTATATTATAACGTACCATTGAGCGCCCTGGGTtaggatgcctctaataagtgagattgtgtgtacagatctatatacaagtacgaggggaactttattattcctcgcacgggccaactgccagcgtggcacgtgattgtatggcacgtgatcgcgtgagggatcgtaggtttgatccatcacaCTACCCCCCCTTCAAAAAAAAGCAGGTTCCGTCGCTTAAAGTAATTAAAAAGAGTTGTCTAGCTTGCTTTGCAAAAGCTTCTGTAAGCCTAAACAGCAATGTTGCCGGTATTGCGAAAGCTACGCGGGCCAATAGTCTCCTCCGTCTGCTGTATCGTCGGGGCTCCTGGTGGAGGCTTAGGATTGTTAGAGGATGCGATCACTGTAATCATAAGTAAATCCTGTTTGCCTGCGAGCGTCGCAAACTTTCGATGTGGTCCTGGAGCTTTAGGGCGGGACTCATGGTACTGTTGGACAATGTCTGCGGAGTCCACCAGGTTCATGTATGGTTCCCAAGATGGGTTGTCGGTGCCGGCGGGGTAGTTGGTCCATCGCACTAAGTATTGGAGAAGACCGCTGCGAGAGTAGGGGTCTTTAAGTCTCTTGTTGACGCGGGAGTCTAGGACGGCTTCCACTTCATAGCTTGTaccatcttcctcgtcgggATCGGCGAACTCAGCTGGTGCGGAATCGCGCAGTTGACCAGGCAGCGGAGCCTCCTCGTGTAAGTGTAGTAACCACGGGT comes from the Pyrenophora tritici-repentis strain M4 chromosome Unknown M4_contig_00040, whole genome shotgun sequence genome and includes:
- a CDS encoding DUF3505 multi-domain protein is translated as MSKPSIECQYFEHVPEHSVAACRECRYAVWPDQIEGHLQKQHKVSYKEAEAVGQQVRSWAGLVQYPSELEVPTGAPKPVRQLPVYTDGMLCQFDSSCCYYVARSKEAIRKHWRKDHQGWSAGKKRGRPSRTRQKSVQAHMDKGYRLVHCQRLFSSRHGSQYFEVQAPSQDGEGPEIVPVDGAAAWARVGEQMAKAWADIEKRAQTTIQEGERDEVNPWLERTQWLPYLVGMERPDLLACIEEPVAEPDARQEQQAEPVEAAIWAAMDGLARFSQASIIDRIGVFIRLEAIRTEMHQTRFQPLQPYMDKNAIVKHTRPWQQMLMFFARTQKEHGWKSPKYRFTRRQREAWEVLIEQAKRSIEGDEEDEAEDMDEEREELDEEMMDDIDEAIEVAEEEPGQGEGPEPKKLSKIQKACLEFCIALLNHRITRREYDSPLVCALAVLGVKEQTPQQSIGSA